A genomic window from Punica granatum isolate Tunisia-2019 chromosome 2, ASM765513v2, whole genome shotgun sequence includes:
- the LOC116196754 gene encoding aminodeoxychorismate synthase, chloroplastic isoform X2 yields the protein MNVRLCSSSSELSSLPFVEGLHHPNINLKRDHVEPFNTAHCAKNTTVSYTGGRKGVLSKHVIPRHVEESFIVEKQLEEPPEKLEYVRTLLIDNYDSYTYNIYQQLSTVNGVPPVVIRNDSRTWEEIRQYLYEENVFDNIVISPGPGSPTCPADIGICLQLLLECSDIPILGVCLGHQALGYVHGAEVVHASEPVHGRLSEIEHDGCRLFSGIPSGRNSGFKVVRYHSLVIDPETLPKELVPIAWTSCTNPLPFFENQSTDNSLNDPLSKVQNGKSSYLGQFEAAPNTKVLMGIRHSTRPHFGVQFHPESIATSYGSQIFKNFREITEDYWTRSQASSVRRRNADYAGNRRLTNMQVPSIMNNLLKRVSVLEKKPWMDINGDYLPQLYDGDEIDCFSVSNKDHPINEKKSLKLRWKKFDRLASRVGGADNIFCEIFAERGAKNTFWLDSASIEKELLSFHYEEKDFAGLPFDFHGGYVGYIGYDLKLECGVASNRHKSQAPDACFFFADNFLVIDHLNEDVYMMSLYDQATKETSWLDETEQKLLRLKPRPITEKKTRTTKPSADSPTEFGFYVDKSRDQYKNDVEKCLEYIKDGESYELCLTTQLRKEIGQINSLGLYLYLRESNPAPYAAWLNFASEKLCVCCSSPERFLQLDRNGTLEAKPIKGTIARGTTEEDDGLLKMQLQYSEKDQAENLMIVDLLRNDLGRVCEPGSVHVPNLMVVESYATVHTMVSTIRGKKRPNVSGVDCVRAAFPGGSMTGAPKLRSMELLDSLESCSRGIYSGSIGFFSINQTFDLNIVIRTVVIHEAEASVGAGGAIVALSNPEDEYEEMRLKTRAPVKAVLQFEDAM from the exons ATGAATGTGAGGTTATGCTCATCCTCTTCAGAGCTCTCATCGCTCCCTTTCGTTGAGGGTTTGCATCATCCCAATATCAATCTCAAAAGGGATCATGTTGAGCCATTTAATACTGCTCATTGTGCAAAGAACACTACCGTATCATATACTGGAGGCAGAAAAGGTGTCCTATCTAAGCATGTGATTCCTCGTCACGTAGAAGAATCATTTATAGTGGAGAAGCAGCTTGAGGAGCCACCTGAGAAGCTCGAGTATGTGCGGACATTGTTGATAGACAACTATGATAGTTACACATACAACATTTACCAGCAGTTATCAACCGTTAATGGGG TGCCACCTGTTGTGATAAGAAATGATAGCAGGACATGGGAAGAAATAAGGCAATACCTGTACGAGGAAAATGTATTTGATAACATAGTTATATCGCCAGGACCTGGTTCTCCAACATGTCCAGCAGACATAG GGATATGTCTGCAGCTGTTGCTTGAATGTAGTGATATCCCTATTCTCGGTGTCTGCCTTGGGCACCAG GCTTTAGGTTATGTGCATGGTGCTGAAGTTGTCCACGCATCTGAACCAGTCCATGGCCGGCTCAG TGAGATCGAGCATGATGGTTGCAGGCTGTTTAGTGGCATTCCTTCTGGCAGAAACTCAGGATTCAAG GTGGTTCGGTATCATTCTCTTGTAATAGACCCTGAAACACTCCCGAAGGAACTTGTGCCTATAGCGTGGACATCTTGTACCAACCCACTCCCATTTTTCGAGAATCAGAGTACCGATAATTCCCTCAATGATCCTCTTTCAAAAGTACAAAATGGAAAGTCTAGTTATCTCGGTCAATTCGAGGCAGCCCCCAATACAAAAGTCTTAATGGGCATCAGGCATTCTACTCGGCCTCATTTCGGTGTTCAG TTTCATCCTGAGAGTATCGCAACCTCTTATGGGAGCCAAATCTTTAAGAATTTCAGGGAGATAACGGAAGATTACTGGACAAGATCACAAGCATCTTCTGTAAGACGGAGGAATGCGGATTATGCTGGTAACAGAAGATTAA CAAACATGCAGGTGCCTAGTATTATGAATAATCTATTGAAACGGGTTTCTGTACTGGAGAAGAAGCCGTGGATGGATATCAATGGGGACTACTTGCCCCAGTTATATGATGGAGACGAGATAGACTGTTTCAGTGTTTCGAATAAGGATCACCCAATCAATGAGAAGAAATCCCTCAAGTTGAGATGGAAAAAGTTCGATCGCCTTGCTTCAAGAGTTGGAGGTGCTGATAACATATTCTGTGAGATATTTGCAGAACGTGGGGCCAAGAACACCTTTTGGTTAGACAGTGCTTCCATAGAAAAG GAGCTCCTGTCATTCCattatgaagaaaaagattttgCAGGGCTTCCATTTGACTTCCACGGTGGATATGTTGGTTATATCGG GTACGACCTTAAACTTGAATGTGGAGTGGCCTCAAATCGTCACAAGTCGCAGGCCCCAGATGCATGCTTCTTCTTCGCAGACAATTTTCTTGTAATCGACCATCTTAACGAAGATGTCTACATGATGTCCCTATACGATCAAGCCACTAAAGAAACCTCGTGGTTAGATGAAACAGAGCAAAAGCTTCTTCGCCTAAAGCCTCGTCCTATAACAGAGAAAAAGACCCGAACCACAAAGCCTTCTGCTGATTCTCCTACTGAATTCGGCTTCTACGTCGATAAATCAAGAGATCAGTACAAGAATGATGTTGAGAAGTGCCTTGAGTATATAAAGGACGGGGAGAGCTATGAGCTGTGTCTAACGACTCAGCTTAGGAAAGAGATTGGGCAGATCAATTCTCTTGGTCTTTATCTTTACCTCCGAGAAAGTAATCCTGCACCTTACGCTGCGTGGCTTAATTTTGCCTCCGAAAAGCTGTGTGTATGCTGCTCTTCCCCTGAACGGTTCCTCCAGTTGGACAGGAATGGGACCCTTGAGGCGAAGCCCATCAAGGGCACGATCGCTCGGGGCACAACAGAAGAGGATGATGGACTGCTCAAAATGCAACTACAATACAG TGAAAAGGACCAGGCCGAGAATCTGATGATCGTAGACCTCCTAAGGAACGACCTTGGTCGTGTTTGCGAGCCCGGGTCGGTCCACGTCCCAAACCTCATGGTGGTGGAGTCCTATGCGACCGTGCATACAATGGTGAGCACGATCCGTGGCAAGAAGAGGCCGAATGTCAGCGGGGTCGACTGTGTGCGGGCTGCATTCCCTGGTGGATCTATGACAGGTGCCCCGAAGCTGAGGTCGATGGAGCTCCTGGACTCCCTCGAGAGCTGCTCGAGGGGGATCTACTCAGGATCGATCGGGTTCTTCTCGATCAACCAGACGTTCGACCTCAACATCGTGATCAGGACCGTTGTGATCCACGAGGCCGAGGCCTCAGTCGGGGCCGGTGGGGCCATCGTGGCCCTGTCCAATCCGGAGGACGAGTATGAGGAGATGAGGCTCAAGACGAGGGCTCCGGTGAAGGCTGTGTTGCAGTTCGAGGATGCAATGTAA
- the LOC116196754 gene encoding aminodeoxychorismate synthase, chloroplastic isoform X3, translating to MCMVLKLSTHLNQSMAGSVLLVHKLLLWGFSEIEHDGCRLFSGIPSGRNSGFKVVRYHSLVIDPETLPKELVPIAWTSCTNPLPFFENQSTDNSLNDPLSKVQNGKSSYLGQFEAAPNTKVLMGIRHSTRPHFGVQFHPESIATSYGSQIFKNFREITEDYWTRSQASSVRRRNADYAGNRRLTNMQVPSIMNNLLKRVSVLEKKPWMDINGDYLPQLYDGDEIDCFSVSNKDHPINEKKSLKLRWKKFDRLASRVGGADNIFCEIFAERGAKNTFWLDSASIEKGRARFSFMGAKGGPLWKQLTFRLSDKSGTATKVGGNLLVEDYDGHTSSFFLEDGFFDFLNRELLSFHYEEKDFAGLPFDFHGGYVGYIGYDLKLECGVASNRHKSQAPDACFFFADNFLVIDHLNEDVYMMSLYDQATKETSWLDETEQKLLRLKPRPITEKKTRTTKPSADSPTEFGFYVDKSRDQYKNDVEKCLEYIKDGESYELCLTTQLRKEIGQINSLGLYLYLRESNPAPYAAWLNFASEKLCVCCSSPERFLQLDRNGTLEAKPIKGTIARGTTEEDDGLLKMQLQYSEKDQAENLMIVDLLRNDLGRVCEPGSVHVPNLMVVESYATVHTMVSTIRGKKRPNVSGVDCVRAAFPGGSMTGAPKLRSMELLDSLESCSRGIYSGSIGFFSINQTFDLNIVIRTVVIHEAEASVGAGGAIVALSNPEDEYEEMRLKTRAPVKAVLQFEDAM from the exons ATGTGCATGGTGCTGAAGTTGTCCACGCATCTGAACCAGTCCATGGCCGGCTCAG TGCTTTTGGTTCATAAGCTCCTCTTATGGGGTTTCAGTGAGATCGAGCATGATGGTTGCAGGCTGTTTAGTGGCATTCCTTCTGGCAGAAACTCAGGATTCAAG GTGGTTCGGTATCATTCTCTTGTAATAGACCCTGAAACACTCCCGAAGGAACTTGTGCCTATAGCGTGGACATCTTGTACCAACCCACTCCCATTTTTCGAGAATCAGAGTACCGATAATTCCCTCAATGATCCTCTTTCAAAAGTACAAAATGGAAAGTCTAGTTATCTCGGTCAATTCGAGGCAGCCCCCAATACAAAAGTCTTAATGGGCATCAGGCATTCTACTCGGCCTCATTTCGGTGTTCAG TTTCATCCTGAGAGTATCGCAACCTCTTATGGGAGCCAAATCTTTAAGAATTTCAGGGAGATAACGGAAGATTACTGGACAAGATCACAAGCATCTTCTGTAAGACGGAGGAATGCGGATTATGCTGGTAACAGAAGATTAA CAAACATGCAGGTGCCTAGTATTATGAATAATCTATTGAAACGGGTTTCTGTACTGGAGAAGAAGCCGTGGATGGATATCAATGGGGACTACTTGCCCCAGTTATATGATGGAGACGAGATAGACTGTTTCAGTGTTTCGAATAAGGATCACCCAATCAATGAGAAGAAATCCCTCAAGTTGAGATGGAAAAAGTTCGATCGCCTTGCTTCAAGAGTTGGAGGTGCTGATAACATATTCTGTGAGATATTTGCAGAACGTGGGGCCAAGAACACCTTTTGGTTAGACAGTGCTTCCATAGAAAAG GGAAGAGCTCGGTTTTCTTTTATGGGGGCAAAAGGGGGACCTCTTTGGAAGCAGTTGACGTTTAGATTATCTGATAAAAG TGGTACTGCTACTAAAGTAGGGGGGAATCTATTAGTCGAAGACTATGATGGCCACACAAGTAGTTTCTTTCTCGAAGATGGTTTTTTTGATTTTCTGAACAGG GAGCTCCTGTCATTCCattatgaagaaaaagattttgCAGGGCTTCCATTTGACTTCCACGGTGGATATGTTGGTTATATCGG GTACGACCTTAAACTTGAATGTGGAGTGGCCTCAAATCGTCACAAGTCGCAGGCCCCAGATGCATGCTTCTTCTTCGCAGACAATTTTCTTGTAATCGACCATCTTAACGAAGATGTCTACATGATGTCCCTATACGATCAAGCCACTAAAGAAACCTCGTGGTTAGATGAAACAGAGCAAAAGCTTCTTCGCCTAAAGCCTCGTCCTATAACAGAGAAAAAGACCCGAACCACAAAGCCTTCTGCTGATTCTCCTACTGAATTCGGCTTCTACGTCGATAAATCAAGAGATCAGTACAAGAATGATGTTGAGAAGTGCCTTGAGTATATAAAGGACGGGGAGAGCTATGAGCTGTGTCTAACGACTCAGCTTAGGAAAGAGATTGGGCAGATCAATTCTCTTGGTCTTTATCTTTACCTCCGAGAAAGTAATCCTGCACCTTACGCTGCGTGGCTTAATTTTGCCTCCGAAAAGCTGTGTGTATGCTGCTCTTCCCCTGAACGGTTCCTCCAGTTGGACAGGAATGGGACCCTTGAGGCGAAGCCCATCAAGGGCACGATCGCTCGGGGCACAACAGAAGAGGATGATGGACTGCTCAAAATGCAACTACAATACAG TGAAAAGGACCAGGCCGAGAATCTGATGATCGTAGACCTCCTAAGGAACGACCTTGGTCGTGTTTGCGAGCCCGGGTCGGTCCACGTCCCAAACCTCATGGTGGTGGAGTCCTATGCGACCGTGCATACAATGGTGAGCACGATCCGTGGCAAGAAGAGGCCGAATGTCAGCGGGGTCGACTGTGTGCGGGCTGCATTCCCTGGTGGATCTATGACAGGTGCCCCGAAGCTGAGGTCGATGGAGCTCCTGGACTCCCTCGAGAGCTGCTCGAGGGGGATCTACTCAGGATCGATCGGGTTCTTCTCGATCAACCAGACGTTCGACCTCAACATCGTGATCAGGACCGTTGTGATCCACGAGGCCGAGGCCTCAGTCGGGGCCGGTGGGGCCATCGTGGCCCTGTCCAATCCGGAGGACGAGTATGAGGAGATGAGGCTCAAGACGAGGGCTCCGGTGAAGGCTGTGTTGCAGTTCGAGGATGCAATGTAA
- the LOC116196754 gene encoding aminodeoxychorismate synthase, chloroplastic isoform X1 produces the protein MNVRLCSSSSELSSLPFVEGLHHPNINLKRDHVEPFNTAHCAKNTTVSYTGGRKGVLSKHVIPRHVEESFIVEKQLEEPPEKLEYVRTLLIDNYDSYTYNIYQQLSTVNGVPPVVIRNDSRTWEEIRQYLYEENVFDNIVISPGPGSPTCPADIGICLQLLLECSDIPILGVCLGHQALGYVHGAEVVHASEPVHGRLSEIEHDGCRLFSGIPSGRNSGFKVVRYHSLVIDPETLPKELVPIAWTSCTNPLPFFENQSTDNSLNDPLSKVQNGKSSYLGQFEAAPNTKVLMGIRHSTRPHFGVQFHPESIATSYGSQIFKNFREITEDYWTRSQASSVRRRNADYAGNRRLTNMQVPSIMNNLLKRVSVLEKKPWMDINGDYLPQLYDGDEIDCFSVSNKDHPINEKKSLKLRWKKFDRLASRVGGADNIFCEIFAERGAKNTFWLDSASIEKGRARFSFMGAKGGPLWKQLTFRLSDKSGTATKVGGNLLVEDYDGHTSSFFLEDGFFDFLNRELLSFHYEEKDFAGLPFDFHGGYVGYIGYDLKLECGVASNRHKSQAPDACFFFADNFLVIDHLNEDVYMMSLYDQATKETSWLDETEQKLLRLKPRPITEKKTRTTKPSADSPTEFGFYVDKSRDQYKNDVEKCLEYIKDGESYELCLTTQLRKEIGQINSLGLYLYLRESNPAPYAAWLNFASEKLCVCCSSPERFLQLDRNGTLEAKPIKGTIARGTTEEDDGLLKMQLQYSEKDQAENLMIVDLLRNDLGRVCEPGSVHVPNLMVVESYATVHTMVSTIRGKKRPNVSGVDCVRAAFPGGSMTGAPKLRSMELLDSLESCSRGIYSGSIGFFSINQTFDLNIVIRTVVIHEAEASVGAGGAIVALSNPEDEYEEMRLKTRAPVKAVLQFEDAM, from the exons ATGAATGTGAGGTTATGCTCATCCTCTTCAGAGCTCTCATCGCTCCCTTTCGTTGAGGGTTTGCATCATCCCAATATCAATCTCAAAAGGGATCATGTTGAGCCATTTAATACTGCTCATTGTGCAAAGAACACTACCGTATCATATACTGGAGGCAGAAAAGGTGTCCTATCTAAGCATGTGATTCCTCGTCACGTAGAAGAATCATTTATAGTGGAGAAGCAGCTTGAGGAGCCACCTGAGAAGCTCGAGTATGTGCGGACATTGTTGATAGACAACTATGATAGTTACACATACAACATTTACCAGCAGTTATCAACCGTTAATGGGG TGCCACCTGTTGTGATAAGAAATGATAGCAGGACATGGGAAGAAATAAGGCAATACCTGTACGAGGAAAATGTATTTGATAACATAGTTATATCGCCAGGACCTGGTTCTCCAACATGTCCAGCAGACATAG GGATATGTCTGCAGCTGTTGCTTGAATGTAGTGATATCCCTATTCTCGGTGTCTGCCTTGGGCACCAG GCTTTAGGTTATGTGCATGGTGCTGAAGTTGTCCACGCATCTGAACCAGTCCATGGCCGGCTCAG TGAGATCGAGCATGATGGTTGCAGGCTGTTTAGTGGCATTCCTTCTGGCAGAAACTCAGGATTCAAG GTGGTTCGGTATCATTCTCTTGTAATAGACCCTGAAACACTCCCGAAGGAACTTGTGCCTATAGCGTGGACATCTTGTACCAACCCACTCCCATTTTTCGAGAATCAGAGTACCGATAATTCCCTCAATGATCCTCTTTCAAAAGTACAAAATGGAAAGTCTAGTTATCTCGGTCAATTCGAGGCAGCCCCCAATACAAAAGTCTTAATGGGCATCAGGCATTCTACTCGGCCTCATTTCGGTGTTCAG TTTCATCCTGAGAGTATCGCAACCTCTTATGGGAGCCAAATCTTTAAGAATTTCAGGGAGATAACGGAAGATTACTGGACAAGATCACAAGCATCTTCTGTAAGACGGAGGAATGCGGATTATGCTGGTAACAGAAGATTAA CAAACATGCAGGTGCCTAGTATTATGAATAATCTATTGAAACGGGTTTCTGTACTGGAGAAGAAGCCGTGGATGGATATCAATGGGGACTACTTGCCCCAGTTATATGATGGAGACGAGATAGACTGTTTCAGTGTTTCGAATAAGGATCACCCAATCAATGAGAAGAAATCCCTCAAGTTGAGATGGAAAAAGTTCGATCGCCTTGCTTCAAGAGTTGGAGGTGCTGATAACATATTCTGTGAGATATTTGCAGAACGTGGGGCCAAGAACACCTTTTGGTTAGACAGTGCTTCCATAGAAAAG GGAAGAGCTCGGTTTTCTTTTATGGGGGCAAAAGGGGGACCTCTTTGGAAGCAGTTGACGTTTAGATTATCTGATAAAAG TGGTACTGCTACTAAAGTAGGGGGGAATCTATTAGTCGAAGACTATGATGGCCACACAAGTAGTTTCTTTCTCGAAGATGGTTTTTTTGATTTTCTGAACAGG GAGCTCCTGTCATTCCattatgaagaaaaagattttgCAGGGCTTCCATTTGACTTCCACGGTGGATATGTTGGTTATATCGG GTACGACCTTAAACTTGAATGTGGAGTGGCCTCAAATCGTCACAAGTCGCAGGCCCCAGATGCATGCTTCTTCTTCGCAGACAATTTTCTTGTAATCGACCATCTTAACGAAGATGTCTACATGATGTCCCTATACGATCAAGCCACTAAAGAAACCTCGTGGTTAGATGAAACAGAGCAAAAGCTTCTTCGCCTAAAGCCTCGTCCTATAACAGAGAAAAAGACCCGAACCACAAAGCCTTCTGCTGATTCTCCTACTGAATTCGGCTTCTACGTCGATAAATCAAGAGATCAGTACAAGAATGATGTTGAGAAGTGCCTTGAGTATATAAAGGACGGGGAGAGCTATGAGCTGTGTCTAACGACTCAGCTTAGGAAAGAGATTGGGCAGATCAATTCTCTTGGTCTTTATCTTTACCTCCGAGAAAGTAATCCTGCACCTTACGCTGCGTGGCTTAATTTTGCCTCCGAAAAGCTGTGTGTATGCTGCTCTTCCCCTGAACGGTTCCTCCAGTTGGACAGGAATGGGACCCTTGAGGCGAAGCCCATCAAGGGCACGATCGCTCGGGGCACAACAGAAGAGGATGATGGACTGCTCAAAATGCAACTACAATACAG TGAAAAGGACCAGGCCGAGAATCTGATGATCGTAGACCTCCTAAGGAACGACCTTGGTCGTGTTTGCGAGCCCGGGTCGGTCCACGTCCCAAACCTCATGGTGGTGGAGTCCTATGCGACCGTGCATACAATGGTGAGCACGATCCGTGGCAAGAAGAGGCCGAATGTCAGCGGGGTCGACTGTGTGCGGGCTGCATTCCCTGGTGGATCTATGACAGGTGCCCCGAAGCTGAGGTCGATGGAGCTCCTGGACTCCCTCGAGAGCTGCTCGAGGGGGATCTACTCAGGATCGATCGGGTTCTTCTCGATCAACCAGACGTTCGACCTCAACATCGTGATCAGGACCGTTGTGATCCACGAGGCCGAGGCCTCAGTCGGGGCCGGTGGGGCCATCGTGGCCCTGTCCAATCCGGAGGACGAGTATGAGGAGATGAGGCTCAAGACGAGGGCTCCGGTGAAGGCTGTGTTGCAGTTCGAGGATGCAATGTAA